One window of the Zea mays cultivar B73 chromosome 3, Zm-B73-REFERENCE-NAM-5.0, whole genome shotgun sequence genome contains the following:
- the LOC100273881 gene encoding Dolichyl-diphosphooligosaccharide--protein glycosyltransferase subunit 2 precursor gives MAGRRPAPVAILLLLAAAFAPISSAVRPVSDAHRSAAVELFAPSADGSFGDLESTYEAVRTFQILGLENYKSLSGKACKFAAENLASPGSTTKDLFHAVRISGALGCAVDAGVYDGVVARLKAVIQDTNSLLELYYPVGGLLGIKEQGHNVVLSDAEGTFHATKALSQSDGRWRYDTDSAESSTFAAGIALEALAGIVSLADAAVDPSMMGVVKNDVVKLFDTIKSYNDGTFYFDEKHVDATEYKGPIITSASVVRGVTSFAAVVSGKLNIPAEKILGLAKFFLGIGLPGSAKDCFNQIESLSFLENNRVFVPLILSLSSKVFSLTSKDQLKVEVTSVFGSAAPSLKVNLVQVLGSDSKVITSENKELQYDLDNNVHYLDIAPLKIDVGKYSIVFEISLQEPEQETVYATGGRNTESVIVTGLIKVDKAEIGISDNDAGAVESVQKLDLLKDTKVSLSANHLQKLCLSFQLTTPLGHTFKPHQVFLKLRHESKVEHLFVVPGSARQFKIVLDFLGLVEKFYYLSGRYDLELTVGDAVMENSFLRPLGHLELDLPDAPEKAPRPPAQAVDPFSKFGPKAEISHIFRAPEKRPPKELSLAFTGLTLLPFIGFLIGLVRLGVNLKNFPSLPGPAAFASLFHAGIGAVLMLYVLFWIKLDLFTTLKYLGFLGIFLVFVGHRALSYLSSVSTKQKTA, from the exons ATGGCCGGGAGGCGCCCGGCACCGGTGGCCATCCTCCTTCTCCTCGCCGCGGCATTCGCCCCCATCTCCTCCGCCGTTCGCCCAGTCTCCGACGCGCACAGATCCGCTGCCGTGGAGCTTTTCGCCCCCTCCGCTGACGGATCCTTCGGCGA TTTGGAGAGTACGTATGAGGCGGTGAGGACTTTCCAGATACTCGGGCTGGAGAACTATAAGAGTCTGTCTGGGAAGGCGTGCAAGTTTGCCGCGGAGAACCTGGCTTCCCCCGGTTCCACCACGAAAGATCTGTTCCATGCTGTCCGGATCAGTGGCGCGCTTGGATGCGCTGTTGATGCCGGCGTGTACGAT GGTGTTGTGGCGAGGCTCAAGGCAGTGATTCAGGATACTAATTCCCTGTTGGAATTATACTATCCTGTGGGAGGTTTGCTTGGCATCAAG gaacaAGGCCATAATGTTGTTCTGTCTGATGCAGAAGGTACATTCCATGCCACTAAG GCACTTAGCCAAAGTGACGGGAGATGGCGTTATGACACTGACAGTGCTGAGTCTAGCACATTTGCTGCTG GTATTGCACTAGAAGCATTAGCAGGTATTGTTTCACTGGCAGATGCAGCGGTTGACCCATCCATG ATGGGAGTGGTTAAAAATGACGTCGTGAAGCTGTTTGACACCATCAAGAGCTACA ATGATGGGACCTTCTACTTTGATGAAAAGCATGTTGATGCTACTGAATACAAGGGCCCTATAATCACATCTGCTTCAGTGGTGCGGGGTGTCACCTCTTTTGCAGCTGTTGTTTCTGGAAAATTGAAT ATCCCTGCCGAGAAAATACTTGGCCTGGCAAAATTCTTCCTTGGTATTGGGCTCCCAGGTAGCGCAAAGGATTGCTTTAATCAGATTGAGTCTTTGTCATTCTTGGAGAACAATAG GGTCTTCGTTCCGTTGATACTATCACTTTCTTCCAAAGTATTTTCATTGACTTCGAAAGATCAGCTCAAG GTTGAAGTTACATCAGTTTTTGGATCTGCTGCACCTTCACTCAAAGTGAATCTTGTGCAAGTGTTGGGATCTGACTCTAAAGTCATCACCAGTGAGAACAAG GAACTTCAATACGACCTTGACAACAATGTCCATTACTTGGACATTGCTCCATTGAAAATTGATGTTGGGAAATACTCGATAGTTTTTGAG ATTTCACTTCAGGAACCAGAGCAGGAGACTGTTTATGCTACTGGAGGGAGAAACACTGAAAGTGTAATTGTCACAGGACTGATCAAAGTTGACAAGGCAGAAATAGGAATCTCTGACAATGATGCTGGGGCCGTGGAGTCTGTCCAAAA GTTAGATCTTCTGAAAGATACAAAAGTGTCTCTTTCTGCAAACCATCTGCAGAAACTGTGTTTATCTTTTCAACTAACCACACCGCTTGGGCACACATTTAAACCTCACCAG GTGTTCTTGAAATTGAGGCATGAGAGTAAGGTTGAACACTTATTCGTGGTACCTGGCTCTGCAAGGCAGTTCAAAATTGTTCTT GACTTCCTAGGTTTGGTGGAGAAATTTTACTACCTTTCTGGAAGATATGACCTTGAGCTTACCGTTGGTGATGCTGTAATG GAAAATTCATTTCTACGACCTCTTGGCCATTTGGAGTTGGACCTGCCAGATGCCCCAGAAAAAGCCCCACGTCCTCCTGCACAAGCTGTTGACCCATTCTCAAAATTTGGGCCAAAGGCAGAGATATCACATATATTCCGCGCACCAGAGAAGAGGCCACCCAAGGAGCTCTCGCTAGCGTTCACGGGTCTCACGCTTCTGCCGTTTATTGGATTCTTGATAGGG CTCGTTCGTCTTGGAGTGAACTTGAAGAACTTCCCGTCCTTGCCAGGACCGGCCGCATTTGCCTCACTTTTCCATGCTGGGATAGGAGCAGTCCTGATGCTCTACGTTCTCTTCTGGATCAAG TTGGACCTTTTCACAACTCTCAAGTACCTCGGCTTCCTCGGCATCTTCCTTGTGTTTGTGGGCCATAGGGCTCTATCCTACCTTTCCTCGGTGTCGACAAAACAGAAGACGGCATGA